The genomic segment ACCAAGGGGGCAAAGGACACCGCCAAGATGTTTTTGCTCTCCCATGTGCACTGCCCAGTCCTGGTTATCTGGGTCAGCTGGATTAAGAGACAAAACCTGAACTCAGCACTGAGCACTTATAAATATGGAATACTGTGTAAAAGCTAACAACAGCCCAGTTTTTTATTGCGTATGTATTCATTGTAGattgtgttttactttttaccTTTGTGGATTTAAATCTTGGTCATGTGAATATTGTACCCCTCTGTTATTTTCTGAGGTATCTTTCTTGGAATTTGTTGCCATAACAGAGGTGATTCTATGTgcatatttcttattttattcaacGCAGTTACCAGTAATATGCTGTTTAAACAGACTATTTGTTAGTTAATTTAAAGATTTGAACACTTTTGATCATCTTGCTCAATATTAAAGGTGCTAATTAGGGCTGGCAGATGTACATTCACTGTGTTACCATATAAACCCCTGGAGGAGGAATGGGCCCTCCTTGACATTTGCATATATACTCTGCTTTATCAAATAGGTGCATGAAATATTAACTCCATTTCTACACATGCTTTTCAGTGAGAATAAATTACTGCCAATAGCCATGGTGTACAACAAAAATATCCAGACTCTAGGGACAGTAAAACTCCTTTATCAAAGCACtttaaaattaatatttcaGGACTGTTATACATTATGCTTGCTTTCACGTTGGAAATCAATAGATAAATAGTTGGAAGGTTatgaacctgttttttttcttatctggGAAGTATGAATAGAGCAAATGTGATATTATAAGGTCAAATTTTACAAAATTGAAATCGAGATTTCTTTTGCAAAAGCACCAGAGTTCAGAGGAAACCAGAACTAAGGtaagacatacaacacacagaGAATCATTATCTCCATCATAACAAGGAAGTTTATATTAATCCATTGCATTTAACTCTAAATATATGAAATCCTCTGTAGAAATCAAATACTGCCATTGATAAGTTCAGCTCATAATAATGAGATTTTCTCCTGAAATTGATTAATActcaaaaaatatattaagGACTATATGTCATCGATTTAACAGAACAGCAAGACTCTGAATGGTAGAAAAACTCTGGTGTCTAATGATTCAATTCATCATTTCTTGATCATTCAAACAATTCTTTTTCTCAATTTAGGTATACATTTTTGGTCCATAGGAGACAAGCTTTTGGGTTACCATGGTTACAGAAGAAAGCAACTGTCAAGTTTAGTGCTAAAGGGCCTGGAACCAAGTAATGTTTGTCTTAAACCaagacttatttatttatttataagacaGGCAATCAATTTTGTGGACTGGCTCAGTAATGATTCAACCAATCGTAGCAGTAATATTACACAGCACATCACACACCGCTACCAGACACATCATCTACATATATGCTGGTGTGAGGAGTCGGATATGTCACAAATGGTTTTCAGGGTATGTGAGTGATATCTGGGTGCTCCGGCCATAACATGTAATTATCCATCTAAAGTATAACAGCCATCAAAACACAATTAAAGCGCATGAGGCTTACGACTCATCTTGCATGATAATATGGCGAGTATAAATCTAGTAGGGGGAGGGTTAATGGTTTGGGGTCATTCAAGTGGCACACAACGGGTCCATTAATACCAGCAGAGACTGGACTGCCGGAGGCCCGATATACATGCATTCATATACATCTTTAATGTACTTCATTCAACAGGATAATACTCACTGTCACAGCACAAGGTCTCTGTGTGATTACGTTTTCTTTCACTATCACATACTTAGTTGTTTACATTTACTTTTAGTTGTGTTGAAAATGTGCATATTTGAAATACCGTTTCGATTGAAGGTTGTGATTGCAGCAGGCACTAGTTGCTGAAAGTGCAAAAATTGTTGTAGTGGTGTAAAAAAGTACAATATTTCTCTCTGAAATGCAGTGGAGTAGAGGTGCAAAATGGCAGAAAATGGGAAAACTACTTGATCTCTTAATGTTGCGGCTTCACATTTGTGCAAAGCCGTGTCTTCGAGGATGCCCAATTACACAGCGTGTCAGCGTTTTCAAAAGTCTCTCTTCTCCCGATAAGTCATGTCAAAAAGcctttttggtttttgttgttttggtaaACACAGGCTTGGTGCCGATGAAAGGCCACAACAAAGAGACTAAAAAGATTTGGTTTGGAAATCGTTGGCATTGGTGTTTACATGAGCTGAGTGGATGTGCGCTTTGTTGTTTGGATGCAAATAAGATTATCTGATGGAAATGATATTTCATTATCTGCACGATCACGATTCATCAGTTTGAGCTTTTTACATACTATTTTTACCTCAACTTTTATTGTCTTCTTAGACTATTTTATCATTATCTTGTGAATTGATTTTTGTTCCTGTGTGAAGCACTTGAATTGCCTGGTGTCTGAAAGGtgccaaataaataaaagtttatttttattattattattatataaataaacGTTCCTTGCCTTACCTAGTTGCTGGTTAAGCTTCCTGACGACCATTTTCACCACCAACTTCCCAGAATATTCTAAATGCCCTTTACACACCCGGCAGCCATTCCACACTCacaaatcaaaaatgtatttatacagcgctgtgtgtgctTCTTACATGGCTACTCAAATCCAGGGCCAGTTGTGTCTTAATAATGCATGTGAAAGTTGCATAACCAGTCTTGTAggtcaaagcttttttttttgtccacgtTATCCCTCATGTGTTAGCATTTCGAGTAGCAATCAAGATGTGTTAAATTTGTGTCCTTGAGGCAGCATGTAGCACTTACCTGATCCTCTATGGGCATCACCAGAATGCCTCCAATTTTTAGCAGCACTTTCATGTAATTTTCGTGGTCTTTCTGCACTCCTGCGCCGCAATAAATGCGATCGTATTGATGACTGTCTGTTGAGATTTCAAGGCAATTCCCCACCACGAAGACGGGTTCACAGAACTCAAACCTGtgaaaatataataatacaCGGTTGTGGGTACAATACATTAAACAATGATGGAACAGATGTTTGTGCCTCTGGATTGAAGGCATCACGTTTTTGTCAAAGAAAAGATGATCTCACTTAAAAGCTGGCATTAAAACCTGAAACTTAAACACAAACCTATATTATGAAAACGAAAAGATTGTGCGTCTTAAACGTGAATGGAGGCAGATATTGTTTATGTCCCCAAGATAATCAGCTGCAGGTTAATAtgtaaaagacacattttgaggggcataacattttttaattatattttctgAAATTCCTCACAAACTTGTACTTACTTATCAAAGGTTTCACTATTCTTTATAAAATCATCCAGTTTCTCTCGGGCATATTCAACAACATCCTTATGAAGCTCAACTCCATGGTTCACACCAAATGGTCCtagcagaaaaaacacaggTTTTTACAGAATTACTTACTACCAGATATGGTATCATTCAGAGCTGAAACAGATAATTGTCAAATGATAGATTTAAATTTGTTGGATTAATATGTTCTTTGAATGTTTAGGGAAAcaggcaaacaaaaaaactatttgCAGATGGTCTCTTGAGCTTTAGGAAATTGAGATGGGCATCTTTTACTATACTTTTTGACATTATATTGACCAAAAAAGTAACTGATTAATCAGGAAATTAATCAGCAATCaattgaaaaatgtgttgttatATTTACATTTGCATTCAAATGACTGTGGGTTCTGAATTATTGTCACACTTGGTGTACTTCCTAAAATTAGTTGAAACTTATTATGTATTTGTGCACTTCCCACAACTGAAAAATCAAAGCTGTGTCATAAGATTACAATATGCTCACCTATGATAAGACCAACCATTGTGCTCAGGTAGCCAGTTCCACTGCCCAGGTTGAGGAAAGACAGTCCTGGCTGCAGTTTGAGGGCCTCCATCACCTCTGAGTATATACACGGAGCAGACAGGTGTATGTTGCCATGCTTCCAGGCCAAGTCTTTGTAGGCACTGTCCCGATAGCCGTCCAGGTAGTAGTCACCGCGGTCTATGGCCCGAAAAGCCTGTTCAACCTTCTCTGTGCGGATATACTGAGCCTCTTTCAGATTATCAATGAGGTCGTCATTGTCCTCCCCGGCGCTCACGGCTCCCCCCATGGCGAAAAGAGAAGACAAACACAAGGGCAGAACTTTTACTCAGGATGAGTgattcctcttcctcctcagagtGGCATGGAGATGAACGGGTGGCTGAAGGACGCTGTGACTCCTCGAGTGTTAGCTCAGACAACCGTCATGTCCAGGCAGGGAGTAACCTGTGAAAAATTATAGAGGTACGTCATGACAATATGGCTCCAAGGGaacatgtcttttttaaataaatttacGAGACAAACGCAACGTTTATATTCTGATTGAAGCAAAgatttatactgtatatctccAACAAAACCTTTGTATTGTGGAATATGGAATGAGACTTTTCCAAATTAATTCCATTCAGGAGTTTATTTAGGTTTTGCAACGCCATTGTTGAGAACTCAATAAGATCCTgcagcagatttttttaaatatttacgACTTAATAAAATACCTATCAAAACGGCATGTTTGACTGtataatgtatgtttttttttagacaacTTTAAGACGACTAAGCACAAATTACTCTTTCTATTccagttgtttgtgtttattttaagcaTGCGGACCTTTTTCACAACAGACATTTTGACATTGTACAGCAGAACGAGCACAGTTGTGATTAATAACCTTAATGATGGGGACATTCATTAGACGTGCAAAGGCCTTGGTTTAATACATGCAGGCTCACAAGCTTCATGGATCAGAGCCTTCACTGATGTCATTTGTTACACCTCTGATTTTCctgtaaacacattaaaaactgTCCGTTGTGAAGAAGCTCTCTATTCCTCATGTTATAGAGGTTAAATGAAGTATGAGTCACAATATAGCTAGCAGAGAATAATGCCCTTCATGTGTAAATCCCTGGGCTGCATATTTAGAGCGGAATCGAATACCTTATTGAATTTCTCACTCGACAAAAAATGAATCCACACCTTAAAGAAAATTGACAGCAACTCAATGCTTCcagctttttaaaagtgaatgTTATTTGTTTCTATATTAGTGAACTTTTGTCTCTACATGTTTAAGTTAAGACCGTTGGAAGGACTATCCAGGCAATTTGAAAGGTCAACGAGCCTTGGAAAACTATAACCTTTCAAACTACTACTGACAACAGACATTGGTTGTAGCTCAAATTCTTTTAGAAGAGaatttaattcacatttttgaCTCTTGCTCATAATGTCACAACGTAAACCTGGAAGTAAGCCATCTGTTGCTGACACTGTGCTTCATAGTGCTTACGTCTGTACAGCACTGCTCTGTCCAGAGGGAGGGTTCAAGGTTAGGAGATAAACAGCTGAAATTCGGAGAGGCtgataattgaaaaaaaaaaaaaaaaaaaggataagaaaagaaaaccctATGCTggcacatttattgttttagtaCAAAATCAATGTTAATCATCGAATGATTAAGTGTCTGGGAAATGCATTGATTAATTGATGTGTTATATATCATTATTGATTCAAAAATCATTGCTAAACAATGTTCCTACAAATTCACTCAACTTATTGATTGACAACAATACTAACAACAAAAGAGATCATCTACAAGGATAATAAAGAAGTAGTTACGACAAAGGTTTCAGGATCAATTGTCATAAGGTAcatatttgttttcttacaaCCTTACTCCAGTTTATAGATGCACACAACTCAATGCCGGGGCCATGCTTTGGATTAAGTCAGGGACTTTTTGTAATACTCTAGATTTAAACACAGAAGGTCATGTCGAGAAAAATACACATCTGGTTCAGAACAtagtttttttctgcctttctcAAATGTTcgctttttttcttgttaagtACTGAAAATGactactttctgtttttaaatgtccttCGAGCTGCAATTATCTGTTATTTTCATTTACTGCTGATGATTTTCTCAAATGATGGATAATTATTTGGGTTTACAAAATGGGTTTACCCACccaaaatgattaaataaataatgtagaATTAAATGTCTTTTGTCATATCCTAGAGCACAAGGTGATGTCGTGTGTCAGAGTAAAAGTCCAAAACCCCAAAAtagtagggcccgaccgatatgagacTTTTGGGAACGATATCAATATTGAGAAGACGAtttatcggccgatatcttagatctatgttcgagctctagagatagatagatttagatatacacatttattacgttgatccctcaaatgcaattaccaaacacttgtggaaaagatatacagtaaaaggaagacaagatggtcactcaacaggaaagtaactgcgcatgtacgtGAATCATCGCTTGGagggtgataatgcttgttgtaatccatacagcacactctgctggtgaaagagaactactagtgtaatacaatgaaactcaagtgctatttgactggtgaataaatctagtaatatcaaTGCATATGTGAAATAAAATTACCGGATAACGATAGTGACTGGATATGCCAACATCTGCCGATATTATCAGATGGCCAATTATTGCAGTCGGGCTCtacaaaatatattatttacTCAAATAAAGGAAGTTAATCCACATGTTTGGGAGCCTGGAAGTTTAAGGAGGTGTGTggaaaaatgactttaatgtATATTTGATCTCCAAATGTTTTCAGATGCGTTCTTTCAAATCGTCTTAACCATTAAAAGACTCTTTTTCTTGAGAAAGACAAATGCTGAAAAGGTgcagaaatatgttttaagcTGCTCACCCTTTAGCTCATCTCAAAAGctttaaagtctttgttttttttgttttttcattttaggCCGCATATGCTGAAAGTCCGAGAACACTTCTGGGCAAGGTTAATGGAAGAGGTCAATTAAAACATGCACTGATCTCTGGTGCTTTGAAACTTTCTCTTTAAGCACTGAGCTACTGGCTTTACTATGTAATACTTTGCTTTGAAGTACCAACGTGCAGCAATAAAGAGGAACTTCCCAACACATGCTGGTCTTTAAACATTTCACAGATGCTTTGATAAGTCAAATACCCCACACCAGCACTGACTGAATAGGTATAGCAGCTGAGGGAGTTAAGTCTTGAATTCCCTCTGTGCCTATTCAGCATCTCCACATCTCACTCAGCTCATAAAGATTACATTCGGAGGTGACTATGTAGTAGGTAATCGCATTTTTctcacatgcaaacaaaaaagaattATTGATTCGCTCACCATGCATGATTGTACAGCAGTGTACTTTTCTCATCTTAGTTTTTCCCTCTACCCTCTCTGTAATGCATAGTCCTCTGAGTCGGAAATAGTTTAAATTCAAATCCGGAAAATGGGTCAGGAGAGGCATCCTACAGGTAAATTACTTTCGGGTGCTGCTGTACCAATGATAGCGTGTCAAACAGGAGTGAATTTTAGAAGGTCTACTGCAATATAATATTCTTACGGTCCCTTATTCTACATTTATATCAGTTGGCCTGTACACAGAAGGGTTgtggaaaaaacacaattttaaacttcaacTCAATATTAGTCAAATTCAAATAACattgatacctgtttcaatATCACggcaacagaaataaaagtccCAAGCACCCACTACTGGGTATATATCTTATTTTGATTTCCAAAAGTTTTAAGCAAACTCATTGGCCTTCTGAATGTTCCCCTGCTAAGCTTGTTTACCTTGTTTCAttagaaaagcaaacaagatccaaacaccaagaagctcccgtttgaaggaCTTATTAATAAGTGACGTTTCGAGCCAACACGCTCTTCCTCAGACTTGGCGTGTTTTAATCGACACAATGTCTATACTCCCGTAGGCTACAAACACTGACAGAACAGTGAAAGCTGTCAAATtgcttgtatgtgtgtacaCACGCCTGGCCAATAAGGCAGATTCTGACTTCAAGACACTCATATCATGACAGCCATTTCCAGAAGGATGCACATTACTTGTCAGGCAGTTGCTTGTCAGAGTTTGACTTTAAAAGCTCTGTGCCATTCAGCATAAAAATAAGTGGTCAAAAGAAATACATACGTTTTGAGGTAACTGCTAGGTTACATTTTGCTGCTCCTGCTTATCGAGCTAGCGGCgtaagaaaatgaatgaaattacATGTTTTGTCAAAATGAAACCAGCCTGAAAACTGCAAACAGCAAAAATGTTAGCCTTTGGGTTTAAAACATGAGGATGTATTCAAAAAATCAAACACTCTTTTGCCCTTTTGCCTTCTTGATTCTGCATTGAATCTCTTGAAAGGTTCAACCATGTCTTTCAACCTTAACCatccaaaac from the Labrus bergylta chromosome 4, fLabBer1.1, whole genome shotgun sequence genome contains:
- the pcmtd1 gene encoding protein-L-isoaspartate O-methyltransferase domain-containing protein 1 — protein: MGGAVSAGEDNDDLIDNLKEAQYIRTEKVEQAFRAIDRGDYYLDGYRDSAYKDLAWKHGNIHLSAPCIYSEVMEALKLQPGLSFLNLGSGTGYLSTMVGLIIGPFGVNHGVELHKDVVEYAREKLDDFIKNSETFDKFEFCEPVFVVGNCLEISTDSHQYDRIYCGAGVQKDHENYMKVLLKIGGILVMPIEDQLTQITRTGQCTWESKNILAVSFAPLVQQSRADGEKPDTVQLPPVTVRSLQDLSRIYIRRTLRNLANEDSQGKGTVQRVPQKRKRRRCRRRRINTYVFVGNQLIPQMVESEEEEHNEEEHKEVEEEEDRDIGDIEILKQVNMLRDQIMALPLPESLKAYLLYFREK